The nucleotide window GATGAATTTCCGATTCAGGAATGCAGAGATAATCGCCGAACCTCGGTACATTGGTCTGGGCCGCGCGCAAATCCTTCTTCGTGATGACCGGGACCTTGTCCTCAAAATCCTCAAGGGACTTCAGGTGGTCCGGATGAAAGCCAGCTTTGTCCCATATCCGTTTGTAGAAGGGGGATTTTTCATAGGCATAACGCGTGACTTCCTGCAGGCGCCCGAGAATAGCTTTTTCCCGATCCCCCGGGTCCATCGTCTCCCGCTTTGTAAACCAGTAGGGAGAAGAGGGTTCCGGCAGGTAATTGGGGTCAAATTTTGGTGGAAACGACCAATTTTCCATCGTGCTTTCTCCTCCCGTCTCCGTTTTAGCTGTTAGCGTGCGCCGCGTTCGGCAACAAGGCGTCGCATCGTTTCAATTATTTCTTGCGGGGGTGTGTCCTGCAGCAGAATCTGTTTCACGCCAATTTTATGCAGCTCTTCGACTTCGTCGTCTGGAATGACGCCGCCGCCGGTGACGATGATGTCTTCGGCGTTGCTTTCTTTCAGCAGTTCGATGATGCGTGGAAACACCGTCATATGCGCGCCCGAAAGAATGCTGACGCCAAGGATGTCCACGTCTTCCTGAACGGCGGCGCGAACAACGTCCTCCGGCGTACGGTGAAGGCCTGTATAGATGACATCCATTCCGGCATCGCGAAGGGCACGTGCCACGACTTTGACGCCGCGGTCGTGACCG belongs to Rhodospirillaceae bacterium and includes:
- a CDS encoding methylmalonyl-CoA mutase, producing MSKNSDIIRVLIAKVGLDGHDRGVKVVARALRDAGMDVIYTGLHRTPEDVVRAAVQEDVDILGVSILSGAHMTVFPRIIELLKESNAEDIIVTGGGVIPDDEVEELHKIGVKQILLQDTPPQEIIETMRRLVAERGAR